The Ahaetulla prasina isolate Xishuangbanna chromosome 3, ASM2864084v1, whole genome shotgun sequence genome window below encodes:
- the LOC131194076 gene encoding protocadherin Fat 4-like has product MLRPEKTAWRLGFLHTFAFCLFLSDCFAQIRYSVPEELTRGAFVGNLAKDLGMDVTKLAAANLQVLSDSDFQYFSVNVNTGIIIINDRIDREQLCGQNLRCFLHLKLAIENPVEFYRIEVEILDINDNAPEFSSSTIVLQIYELAALGARFPIPHAQDPDIGTNTLQTYHLSINENFSLNVKARTDGTKFPELVLEKTLDRERVAIHNLILTAEDGGTFPRSSTVQIAVHVLDANDNHPVFDKPTYNVRLVENSPPGTLVIKLNATDFDEGSNGQVRYSLSSHNSEALCRIFAIDNITGEICVQGTLDFEEASIYEIEVEAKDMGSPTMEQHCSVIVEVTDVNDNVPEVILTSFSSSMSEDAPPGTVVAVIHVKDKDSGDQGKVQCDLSKNLPFKLRKDFEHQYSLLIGEQLDRENSSQYNITICAFDLGNPSLLQQTSFSITLADVNDNPPQFDRSFYEVIIEENNPAGVILLKVSATDADKDQNSQLSYIVLSSPGQELIEDLTSFISINPINGEVFAESSFDYECTNHFQFQVEACDGGSPSLCNRVMVHIYLLDQNDNAPKVQFPFTGKDSVVQFRIPRSTMAKALITKIIAVDLDSGQNAWLSYHLKQATDLSLFSISLHNGEMRTLRIIQDLDNPTQELIIVVKDSGELSMSTSVTVIIFLEESTSEVFLGLSAHSVKSERPPTLTLYLIICLAAISTIMLIALVALGARCLHCNALATSTIFGCCGGKASGLENVPDHMTGHYHYQLSPGDAMIGVQVATSGPPVRGYRSCFSPVSDISEFVFMKPNLTLRAASCSNLTEASFFHKIHYSIPEDQDPGSYVGNIAKDLGVDVRTLRARRLQLVSEGMRQYFQVNLADGMLLVNERLDREMLCSSSPRCSFPFQLVLENPLQLNRVEVEILDVNDNAPRFPKDTVSLEITEVANLGTRLRLEVAEDQDTGSNSIATYELSPNEHFALSINIRGDGVKIPEIVLEKLLDREKAATHNLILTALDSGNPVQSGTVQVTVHVLDANDNPPVCEPPVSKVYLEENIQVGTIVTKLNVTDLDEGPNGEVEYFFKSSSSVQLKLLDVFSLDSQTGEIKTKVLLDYEEANAYEIAIYIKDKGSPAMEGHCNIRVELVDVNDNSPEITMTTLSSSVQEDAPLGTVIALIQAKDNDSEENGQVRLEIPRHVPFKLVSSFKGHYSLVTNSPLDREKTAGYSITIKATDSGIPQKSTEKNILIQVSDINDNAPTFSIPSYTAHVEENTSPGTLVFSVSACDPDVGVNSKLSYSIVDTGNHGLPISTYFHINQENGSIYTSRVLDYEQEKVFQVSVEVKDSGFPPLSSTSTLHLFIVDQNDNAPVIVHPEVPKGSAFHQSLLIPVEPGYLVTKVVAVDADSGHNAWVSYHLLHETNEVNAFKVEDHSGEIRVTRTLREPGVSHRLVVEVKDNGVPSLSASLILIISSEDNAAQDFTKSLDLLPKSPARAQNLTLYLIISLVAISLVSCVMMIIVGARCFKSGFCIPNWIISHWCNRRTDRKSTINISGYPNPEGFIRYLEVSGAGAQNYKSCFSPMSEQGDFFFVKPFSHSTTAESIIAFEQTGSALQNPSDAVRYTKTMLKHYINIYL; this is encoded by the exons CAGGATCCAGATATAGGAACAAATACTTTGCAAACTTATCACCTCAGCATCAATGAGAACTTCAGCCTTAATGTGAAGGCACGCACCGATGGCACCAAATTCCCAGAACTAGTTCTGGAGAAAACATTGGACAGAGAGCGTGTGGCTATCCACAATTTGATCCTAACAGCTGAAGATGGGGGCACATTCCCCAGATCTAGCACTGTACAGATTGCTGTCCATGTTCTGGATGCTAATGATAATCATccagtttttgacaaacccacttACAATGTCCGCTTGGTAGAAAACTCTCCTCCTGGGACACTGGTGATTAAGCTGAATGCAACCGACTTTGATGAAGGGTCTAATGGACAGGTACGGTATTCCCTCAGCAGTCATAACTCTGAAGCTTTGTGCAGAATATTTGCTATTGATAATATCACAGGAGAAATTTGTGTTCAAGGGACTCTTGATTTTGAAGAGGCCAGCATATATGAAATTGAAGTGGAAGCTAAGGACATGGGTTCCCCTACCATGGAACAGCATTGCAGTGTTATTGTAGAAGTGACAGATGTCAATGATAATGTCCCTGAAGTCATACTCACATCTTTCTCCAGTTCCATGAGTGAAGATGCACCTCCTGGCACAGTAGTTGCTGTGATACATGTCAAAGATAAAGACTCTGGGGATCAAGGGAAGGTCCAGTGTGATTTGTCAAAAAATCTTCCTTTTAAACTTCGGAAGGATTTTGAGCACCAGTATTCCTtgctcattggtgagcaactggaTCGTGAGAACTCTTCTCAATACAATATCACTATCTGTGCCTTTGACTTAGGAAATCCATCTCTCTTGCAACAGACATCTTTCTCCATTACTCTGGCAGATGTTAATGATAATCCACCTCAGTTTGACAGGTCATTTTATGAAGTCATCATAGAAGAGAACAATCCAGCAGGAGTGATTCTCCTTAAGGTTTCTGCAACAGATGCAGATAAAGACCAGAATTCCCAGCTATCTTACATTGTTTTGTCCAGTCCAGGACAAGAACTGATTGAAGATCTCACTTCTTTCATCTCCATTAACCCAATAAATGGGGAAGTTTTTGCAGAGAGTTCTTTTGATTATGAATGTACCAATCATTTTCAGTTTCAGGTGGAAGCTTGTGATGGTGGTTCTCCTTCTCTCTGCAACAGGGTTATGGTGCACATTTATCTACTGGATCAGAACGACAATGCACCAAAGGTTCAGTTTCCTTTTACTGGGAAAGATTCAGTTGTACAATTCAGGATTCCTCGATCTACTATGGCCAAAGCTTTAATCACAAAAATTATTGCTGTGGACTTGGATTCTGGGCAAAATGCTTGGCTATCTTATCATCTAAAACAAGCCACAGATCTTAGTCTGTTTAGCATAAGTCTTCACAATGGGGAAATGAGGACTCTGCGAATAATACAGGACCTAGACAATCCTACCCAGGAACTAATTATAGTTGTCAAAGATTCAGGAGAACTTTCCATGTCTACCTCAGTTACTGTGATCATATTCCTGGAAGAGAGCACTTCTGAAGTGTTTCTAGGGTTAAGTGCACACTCTGTGAAAAGTGAGAGACCGCCCACATTGACTTTATACCTTATTATCTGTTTGGCAGCAATTTCTACTATCATGTTGATTGCTTTGGTGGCCCTGGGAGCAAGATGTCTTCACTGTAATGCTCTTGCAACATCTACTATCTTTGGATGCTGTGGAGGAAAAGCTAGTGGACTTGAAAATGTCCCAGATCACATGACGGGACATTATCATTATCAGCTGAGCCCTGGAGATGCCATGATTGGAGTACAGGTAGCCACTTCAGGACCTCCAGTCAGAGGATacagatcttgcttttctcctGTATCAGATATCAGCGAATTTGTGTTTATGAAACCTAATTTGACTCTTAGGGCAGCCTCTTGCAGCAATCTAACTGAAGCCAGCTTCTTTCATAAG ATTCACTACTCCATCCCAGAGGACCAGGATCCAGGCTCTTACGTGGGGAATATTGCCAAGGATCTGGGAGTGGATGTGCGGACTCTGCGTGCTCGCCGCTTGCAGCTGGTCAGTGAGGGAATGCGCCAATACTTCCAAGTGAACCTGGCAGACGGCATGTTACTCGTCAATGAGAGGTTAGATCGGGAAATGCTGTGTAGCTCCAGCCCCAGGTGTTCTTTTCCTTTTCAGTTGGTGCTGGAGAATCCATTGCAACTTAACCGGGTGGAGGTGGAGATACTGGATGTGAATGACAATGCCCCCCGATTCCCAAAGGACACTGTTTCTTTAGAAATCACTGAGGTTGCCAACCTAGGCACCCGGTTACGGCTGGAAGTTGCAGAAGATCAAGACACTGGTTCCAATTCCATTGCAACCTATGAGCTCAGTCCAAATGAACATTTTGCTTTGAGTATCAATATCAGAGGAGATGGGGTCAAAATACCTGAAATTGTATTGGAAAAGCTCCTGGACAGGGAAAAAGCAGCTACCCATAATTTAATCCTGACTGCCCTAGATAGTGGAAATCCTGTTCAGTCAGGCACTGTTCAGGTAACAGTCCATGTTCTTGATGCAAATGATAATCCTCCAGTGTGTGAACCACCTGTATCAAAGGTTTATTTGGAGGAAAATATCCAGGTTGGGACTATTGTAACAAAACTCAATGTTACTGACTTAGATGAAGGACCTAATGGAGAagttgaatatttctttaaatccAGCAGCAGTGTACAGCTAAAACTCCTTGATGTGTTTAGTCTGGACTCTCAAACAGGGGAAATCAAGACAAAAGTTTTATTGGATTATGAAGAAGCCAATGCATATGAAATAGCCATCTACATTAAAGACAAGGGATCCCCTGCTATGGAAGGTCATTGCAATATTAGAGTAGAACTTGTTGATGTTAATGACAACAGTCCAGAGATTACGATGACCACTCTTTCTAGCTCAGTACAAGAAGATGCACCCTTAGGAACAGTCATTGCACTTATCCAAGCAAAGGACAATGATTCTGAAGAAAATGGGCAAGTCCGCTTAGAGATTCCAAGACATGTACCATTTAAATTGGTGTCTTCATTTAAAGGACATTATTCACTAGTGACTAATAGCCCACTTGATCGAGAGAAGACCGCTGGATACAGTATCACAATTAAAGCAACAGATTCTGGAATACCTCAAAAGtcaactgaaaaaaatatattaattcaaGTTTCAGATATCAATGACAATGCGCCCACTTTCTCCATCCCTTCCTACACAGCCCATGTGGAGGAAAATACATCTCCTGGAACTCTAGTCTTTTCGGTGTCAGCCTGTGATCCAGATGTAGGTGTCAATTCCAAACTATCTTATTCCATTGTGGATACCGGAAATCATGGCTTGCCCATCTCAACCTATTTCCACATCAATCAAGAGAATGGCAGTATTTACACCTCCAGGGTTCTAGATTATGAGCAAGAAAAAGTCTTTCAAGTTTCAGTAGAGGTGAAGGATTCAGGTTTCCCACCACTAAGCAGCACAAGCACTCTTCATCTGTTCATAGTGGATCAAAATGATAATGCACCTGTAATTGTACACCCAGAAGTTCCCAAAGGTTCTGCCTTTCATCAGTCACTTCTAATCCCAGTGGAACCTGGATATCTAGTGACTAAAGTAGTAGCTGTGGATGCTGACAGTGGCCATAATGCATGGGTTTCATACCATTTGCTCCATGAGACAAATGAGGTGAATGCTTTCAAAGTAGAAGACCACTCAGGAGAGATCCGTGTCACTCGGACACTGAGGGAACCTGGAGTTTCTCACCGGTTGGTGGTAGAAGTGAAGGACAATGGGGTGCCATCTCTTTCAGCATCATTGATTCTAATAATCTCCTCAGAGGATAATGCTGCACAGGACTTTACGAAGTCCTTGGACCTTCTCCCCAAGTCTCCTGCCAGGGCTCAGAATTTAACTCTTTATCTTATCATCTCTCTTGTGGCTATCTCTCTAGTGTCTTGTGTAATGATGATTATTGTTGGAGCCAGGTGCTTCAAGTCTGGCTTCTGCATCCCAAACTGGATCATATCACACTGGTGTAATAGGAGGACAGACCGGAAATCTACCATAAATATCAGTGGGTATCCAAATCCAGAAGGCTTTATAAGATACCTTGAAGTGAGTGGAGCTGGAGCTCAGAACTACAAGTCTTGTTTCTCCCCTATGTCTGAGCAGGGagatttcttttttgttaaaCCTTTCAGTCATTCCACTACAGCAGAAAGCATTATTGCCTTTGAACAAACAGGCAGTGCTTTGCAGAACCCCTCTGATGCGGTAAGATACACCAAGACAATGCTGaaacattatataaatatatatctatag